In Thalassophryne amazonica chromosome 13, fThaAma1.1, whole genome shotgun sequence, the sequence ttaattctagaatagaatttaaaattcttcttcttacttataaggttttgaataatcaggtcccttcatatcttagggacctcatagtaccatatcaccccaatagagcgcttcgctctcagactgcaggcttacttgtatttcctagggtttgtaagagtagaatgggaggcagagccttcagctttcaggctcctctcctgtggaaccagctcccaattcagatcagggagacagacaccctctctactttaagattaggagtgtttctttctctttttgctctgtatgcaccactctgcatttaatcattagtgattggtctctgctcccctccacagcatgtctttttcctggttctctccctcagccccaaccagtcccagcagaagactgcccctccctgagcctggttctgctggaggtttcttcctgttaaaagggagtttttccttcccactgtcgccaagtgcttgctcacagggggtcgttttgaccattggggtttttacgtaattattgtatggccttgccttataatataaagcaccttggggcaactgtttgttgtgatttggcgctatataaataaaattgattgaattgattgacaccagaaagttgctgcagtttaaacagtacagagagaatccacacgacgacaattgtaaatgaacattatacaaccaaaatataCATTTGTATGCTTGTCATCcactgcagcaagaggctgcagcaatctctggcatgcaaaggattatgggatatctcagtacttatggcaaatactgccatgaacactgctggccaggagctggcagtagagaccctgaaaatttGCTAAAACAAATTTTCCAAATaagtaatccgtgtctgctacatttaatctgcatggaaataatatataatctgtgtggaatatagtatattactctggaacaaagaggacaaacagtgtttgacataagcaggatgttaaagagcaaacaggaagcgactgcagctcacagtgattccaactgacaataatggagaagcaacctcatcttcttctggcatttttacatcaacacaataacaatgtatataaacccagagaatatattcacgagagttttaggcacaatatacaaagggtttaatgctgttgtctgtgtggagcctcatcagagcgtctcaaatgcatttctcctgtcgtgaacttttacccataatgcactgtggagccagcatgtccacactaaaaccttcaaaatttgtgcattactttaacaataaaacatatagctgatattttcactttataaaacttcagatgtggtgttaatttaaataacttgtccgaaagtagtttggttaaaattttaaccatgttaaaactggatgacttgggtggtaTTGCCAGCAAGTCAGTAAAGtgtcaaaataatttttttttgttttttttgttttttttgttctctTGCTTTCTTTCTCTTCTGTcactagttctcctttgtctgtagaggatagagtggtttctcctgaaactagctctGCTTTGTCTGCAAAGGATAGAACTGTACACCTACTACACTGGCTGTCATTATGCTTTGTTCTGTTTTAGTTTAGTTTGTTTTTCtatgtgtgatttctcttgtggttttcctgcttgggctttgtctttccctatctctcttgtctctctcttggtggtgggtggggcacactgtctgggccacaccctctTCTGGAGctgtccacacacctgtttctaatctgtagctcatcaccagggtgtatataagcttgagTGGTTGCACTAGTTCCACACCAGATCATTTGGCCTTGTGCCATCACTTCCAGCTCTATTCCTTGTATTTTTCTCGCCTTGCCTGCTTCCTAGTGTTTTTGACCtactgcctgttttttgaccacaccttttgcctgatgttctggatttgtttgctgattttggactgcctttttgtgtaccacacCCTGCTGATTCCATCAGTAAACAatcctaaaaaccagagctgctttattgagtcctgcatttgtgtccatacgTCTCTGTCCATCAAACCTGATTCTGGTGCCcgtggaccaactccagatgtggagatgctgccttggtcaggggtagAGAAAGGAGGAGACCGTAAATAAGCAtgcttttgattgtgggaggaaactggagtaacCAGATGAAGTCCATGCAGACACCGGGAGAACatataaactccacacagaaagggtgggaagtgattccacgaccttcttactgtgagacaacagtgctaaccactaagccactaagAAAATGGTAAAATGTTGTGAGAAAATGAGAAAATGGTCATCTTTACTCAGGGAAATGATGTTCCAGGTACCCACCTACCGTGGACGACATTTCACAGACAAATTATTTAAAGccggggttttcaaagtgtgggagagtgagcccccccccccagagaCCAAATGAATCGCCGCTCCCCCCaaccgacacacatacacacaatttcaacatcttcgtgggtttgtttttattcttttacacattaaacacattttaaaagtatttgcatttttaaggaactgtctatgcatttacacattttacagcctttataaacattttaaatatatttgttaaaaactttctattctttcacacattttacacccttttcaaacattttaaacatgtttttaaaaaactttccattcttctaattttttttgtcatattttaaacatctttcttttacattatacgaggtctgttagaaaagtatcagacctttttattttttataaaaacctgatggatttgaatcacgtgtgattgcatgagcaaaccttgaaccttcatgcacatgtgtgaactttttcacgcctgttgattgcatcatttgctggtaagcagcctttgtgtgaggtgtgtgtcgtgcgctcggcgttttttcattccaaggaaaaagacggaacgactggagcagcgccacatcaaattttgccagaaactgggtgacagccaggtggaaaccattcggatgattcagacggctttcggtgacgatcctctgggcatcacatagattaaggagtggtacaactggtttaaagaagtCCGCACAATGGTGGGAAGCGCGctatgctccggtcggccatcaacacggtgaaatgaccagatcatttccaaagtgaacgctgtggtgatgtggggccatagtgtgactgtccgagaaattgcggaagaggtggacagcaGCacattttcggtacattccactgtgacagaagatttggccatgaaaagagaggCGATGAAAATCATGccaatggcttcggcacaaagctgcatctcctccactctcccttatctctgttctctgcctttaaccttcaagtccctacttcaccagactgtgaattcctcaaattatattggattctggatctattggactactattggattaaccatggatttgatcagctggtctctgaacgctattgacaccattttttctacaagaaggtcaggaccgggggatcctacctgcccagatggaacgtatcctgcgggctatgttctcgactcctggagttcctgacgtgttgcatgcttggtgccttactccgttgaggacgtcaaggatttattcatttttggtcttatggtagcagggctggtactgtttggcttatgtgctgccctgatctatcggaaaattggcaagaccgcAGCATCAAGAACAACGGCCCCTCGCttatccatcatgattaacgaggttggcaaggcagtgcattctcagactgcgatgactcttgaactcagacgcaaattggatgacatcttggagcagatgcgtgccttacagttgaagttgaagatttcagaggccggtgaatattcttaattcataattgggatttggttgtgcaagtggaactgttaaaaagtgttttccactgctcaaaccataacattacaggcttatcaagcctgaaggtcaaattgtccgactgttttcctccagaggaattttttcggcctggggaacattggctgtttcttatctctactcacaaagacaataaactgcttttcacaggactgaagcatgctccattaccTCCCCCCACCCACCTCCTATCTCTCATCAACACCCCCCTCTCTGGTGACTGCTAatgtcactcctttccccttcggtgggggcggtgcagttttagctgcagcccccgttcttccccccaagctgacggcggcgcatctcagagttgctgcgtggccttcacccacttgcctcaatttggataacggacttctttaaacttagtgcacataaacaatgtcaaatgtgtatgtgttgcctttaattctgatgtgtgccattattacggtaaacaagtaataattgtggactaattgctgtctgaggtaactggagtgtaaacataatttctccactgtgagatcaataaagtatatctcatctcatttaAACATTTCAGTGTGTTTTTTACtatttgacataactaacacattttaacatagatAATATTACTTcaacttttatatatatttagTCTCTTATCTAGTGTCACCTCTTGTTtgtcagaggtgtagagggtgaagagaagaggggccagcaccgtACCCTTTATGAGTCACTGGATGATGAGCTGTAGCTTTTCTGTCCcgcatgtttgacaattctttgttgtactttaaTTGTTATTGTTGGTAGTATGGCCAGAGCAGATGGTCCACCCtacagagtctggtctgcttgaggtttcttcctgcaatCAAAAAGAGCCTGAGACAGTTTTTCCCCCTTTTCCACATTTCTcaatgtgcttgctctgggggtgggTAAGGTCAGACTTTACctttgtaaagcaccttgaggtgacctGTGTTGTGATTCAGTGCGATATAAACAAGAGCAATGACGTCTGCTAATCcacatctggatcacctccaaaattcagtggagtcttccacggcctaatatctatctgtggtgcaaatttggtgagattccataaagtagttttgacataatcattcaaagcctatataaagtgaaatcttgttccagaatccaagtctggatcacctccaaaatttaatggagtcttccatgacctaatatgcatctgtggtaaaaatttcatcaaaatcagtgcagtagttttgatgtaatcctgctaacaggcagacaaataaatgaatgcTGATGGTtttatgtccttggacaaaattaataaatttgtTTGGAATTATCCTTCTGTGGCATGGTGgacttgtggttagcactgttgcctcacagcaagaatgttttgggatcgattcccacctgtggcctttctgtgtggagtttggatgtgtccccgtgtttgtgtgggttccctccaggtgagccggcttcctcccatttccagagacatgcaggttagttgaagtggacactttaaattgggtctgaatgtgtctgtctgtgtatgaccctgtgacagactggcgttctgtccagggtgtgtcTCACCTCTCTCCCAATGACCGCTGGGATACAGTAGGTCACATATCTGTGACCCTTAGtcagaataagcaggtatagaaattgTTGCTTATattttacaagttgcattatttacTTTGTCGGTGCAGTTCTTGTGAGGTAACACTTCCTCTGACTCCCCATCATGACTCCACACTGACTGAGAAAATATGCCACAAGACTGAACAGCTTCAAAGTTTTTACTCATACagtcagtcatccacagtccagaacagaagcagcagctctttaatttgtggaCAGCCTGTTTCTGACTGATCGATCACCACATATGAGGAAAATCATTGCATTGGAACAATATTTGAAAAAACTATTTGTTACATCATGGCTTTTGACCCGTCGACTTCAAAGCACACATGATTTTAATTATATGGTATTTAATGCACAACAGCAATTAAACTGTGCCAGTCATTATTTTTCAAATGGGATGTATTTGGAACTAAAGCCTGTCTGCTGTGATCATAAAAGCAGGTGTAATGTCATGACACAGTCCCCTCACAGGATGTTTGCTCCAGAGGATCCAGGCTTCAGGATCTGAAGGGTAACAATGAATTTAATGGTTTTTCTAAACCAGGGGTAGAATAAAGCATAAATCACAGGGTTTAGACAGGagttaaaaaaagtacataaagtgAACGATGAAGCCAGATGGTGTATTCAAGAAGTTATTTCCTGAAAGAACAACACCGTAAAACGGAAACAGGCACATGATAAACACGATTACAACCACACCCAGAGCTCTGGCTGCTTTCAGCTCAGATTTCATGGTTCTTACGTTCACGGATGGTTTCTGTGTGAGAGCTTGAACGTGAGAGCGTATGGCGCGAGCCTGAGACACAGCCACCACAAACACTCTCACGTACAGAACCACAATGACGGCAATAGGAAGAAACAAGGAAATTACAATATCAACTATTCCTACAATGAAGGTGTTGATCTCACACTGACCCTGACAGGAATCGTGGCTGCTCGTTTGAACCAAACCAGCACCTAAAAACAGAGTGTTGTATAAAACTGAACAGATCCAACACAGAAAAATACAAATTTGAACTCTTCTCACAGTGACTCTGGTGGAGTAATGCAGAGGATGACAAACAGCCACATAACGGTCCACTGCTATGAGGACCATGTCTCCTATTGAAGCAGAGGTTGCAGTGATGGTGACAAACAAACTGAAAGAACACATTAACGGACCAAGAAACCAGCACTCTGAATGCCGTAGAGTTTCAAAAGGCATCACAACGAGGCCCACGAGGAAGTCTGCAACGgccagagagaggaggaggaggttaGAGGGAACGTGAAGCTGCCTGCAGAGAAAAGAGCATCAGAACACGACACCATAAATCCTGCTCGTATAGTGTTATTATAAACTGAAAACATTAGAATTCAATCTTTCAACTAACAATAAAACAGTGCTGAGTCGACTAATCTCACCATCTACATATTTAAATACAGTAAATCCAGCTCTAAAACAAAGAGTTTGTACCTGAAGTGTGAGACTGAGATGATGACCAGCAGGTTGAGAGTCACAGTGAGCACAGAGACGGAGGACATCAGAATCTGTATCAGCAGGACTTCAGTCCGAGGGTGACTCAGCTTCCTGCAGGAGGTGTTGAGGAGTTGTGGAAAGCAGAGCTCTGCTCTGTCCTGAGTCTCCATCATCAGAGAGGAGAAGCTGCTGAGCTCTGGCAGCTTTCTGACCGAAACTCAGTCACACAGCTGATTTATCTCTTTCTGAAGTTCCCTTCATCCAGACACTCCTCCGTCTCTCTGTACAGTGATGTCCCTCCTTCTTCACTCTATACCATCGTGGTCCCCTGGAGGTTTGTCCTGGGGACTGTCCATGTTCCAGTGCTGTGTGTGCTTGTTTCTCTGACACTTTTCCAGTCACAAGGCCGTTTCTGTCATGTGGTTGTAAGACAGATGTGTTTGGTGATGCACTACCTTtggaggagaatgaaggtccaagtcttctgggtcctggtgcttccagtcttatTGCTTAGTTCTAACCAGTCCAATCAATCCAATTTCAATCAACCATCGATTCAATAAACTTTGTCATTTCACCCCACAGCACCACAGCTGTCAAAGCCACAATCTGCTCACGAACCATTTATATGCAGTCCTGAACCTTACTCTGGTGCCAAAGATACATGTTGATCATTCCTCCTACAGTGTTTCCTTGTTTTTTCTCAGCACCCGTTCATTTACTCCACAGACCAGTCCAAAGTCGCTTACCTTATTCACCTGCTCTGGGGCGACACAGGGGCCTGGGTGACGGCCCTCTGGAAAAATGAGCGATCATATTTGGCTTCATCATCAAACTCCGTCTGTGACTGACTGAACAGCACAACCACCCAGTTTTAGTGAGACCTGCCATCTTAAATGCAGCCATTCCCAACACTGACAGTGCCAAGGAGCCAGAGTTCAAACCTTCAAACCTGTCCATCATCCCCATCGAATAACACGATGTAGTGGAGATTTTTAGCAAGGACCAAGCTCTGTCGCTTCCATCTCATCAATAATATGATTGTTCCATTTATTTGCTTCTGGGCACTTCTCTTCCACTTAGTCAGTTGTTAAACCTGTCATGCCCGGAAAGGGAATCGATGGAACAGTGCATCGAGGATTCCCTGGCAGCAGGCATTATACGTCCCTCATCATCTCCATTAGGTTTTTTTATTGGCAAGAAGGATGGGACCTTGCGGCCGTGTATTGACTTCAGGGGCTTCACTGAAATAACTACAACAAACAATTCTTCGCTCCCACTCCTAAATTCTGCATTTGAACAATTAAACACATCAATCTTCAccaactccccctctagctgccaccttatcgtggtgggggagtttgcgtacctggatgatcctaagagctatgttgtcaggggctttgtgctccctg encodes:
- the LOC117523476 gene encoding trace amine-associated receptor 13c-like; this translates as METQDRAELCFPQLLNTSCRKLSHPRTEVLLIQILMSSVSVLTVTLNLLVIISVSHFRQLHVPSNLLLLSLAVADFLVGLVVMPFETLRHSECWFLGPLMCSFSLFVTITATSASIGDMVLIAVDRYVAVCHPLHYSTRVTVRRVQICIFLCWICSVLYNTLFLGAGLVQTSSHDSCQGQCEINTFIVGIVDIVISLFLPIAVIVVLYVRVFVVAVSQARAIRSHVQALTQKPSVNVRTMKSELKAARALGVVVIVFIMCLFPFYGVVLSGNNFLNTPSGFIVHFMYFF